Proteins from a single region of bacterium:
- the lpxD gene encoding UDP-3-O-(3-hydroxymyristoyl)glucosamine N-acyltransferase, whose protein sequence is MRIFSPLKDISLTATEISSSMSGRSELRFSIVHDAEKPVHGLSAFNDPKPQTLIYFSKSKQLSSRDITLIRDSEVHGVILHPAAIEGIEILEELRGVNIFSSQFPYESFLALIPCFFQREISQASAIHPTAFVGENVSIGSSVTIGAYSVIGDNVSIGEGTTIFPHVVIYNDVTIGERCTLHTRVTIREDSIIGNDCYLQNGATIGSDGFGYVPDQKLGIAEVPQLGIVRLGDRVDIGANACVDRATFGETRIATGTKLDNLVQVGHNVTIGSHSMLCAQVGVGGSSTVGNQVVLGGQSGVADHVEISDKVRVGSQSGVTRKLRHAGDYLGFPAEPAGDWRRKRAFVSSLAKHSKNLLQFLRTRKV, encoded by the coding sequence ATGCGTATCTTTTCCCCATTAAAAGACATTTCCCTGACTGCCACTGAGATTAGCTCCTCAATGAGCGGGCGCTCCGAGCTTCGTTTCTCAATAGTGCACGATGCGGAAAAACCAGTTCACGGATTGTCGGCGTTTAATGATCCGAAACCCCAAACGTTGATCTACTTTTCAAAATCAAAACAACTTTCATCAAGAGATATCACTCTGATCCGTGATTCAGAAGTGCATGGAGTAATCCTCCATCCAGCTGCTATAGAAGGCATTGAGATACTTGAGGAGCTCAGAGGTGTTAACATTTTCTCTTCCCAGTTTCCCTATGAAAGCTTTCTAGCGCTGATACCATGCTTTTTTCAACGCGAGATATCTCAGGCTAGTGCTATTCACCCGACTGCGTTTGTTGGAGAAAACGTCTCGATTGGCTCCTCTGTGACTATCGGTGCATACTCAGTAATTGGAGATAATGTTTCCATCGGAGAAGGTACAACTATTTTCCCCCATGTCGTGATCTATAATGATGTAACAATCGGTGAACGATGCACGCTTCATACGAGAGTCACTATTCGCGAAGATTCTATCATAGGAAATGATTGCTATTTGCAGAATGGTGCTACTATCGGCTCTGATGGCTTCGGCTATGTTCCTGATCAGAAACTTGGCATAGCGGAAGTTCCACAACTTGGGATTGTTCGCCTGGGAGATCGGGTTGATATCGGTGCCAATGCGTGTGTTGATCGAGCAACCTTTGGAGAAACACGCATCGCTACTGGAACGAAGCTCGACAATCTTGTGCAGGTTGGTCACAACGTCACTATCGGCTCTCATAGTATGCTCTGCGCTCAGGTAGGTGTCGGAGGAAGCTCTACGGTAGGAAATCAAGTAGTGCTCGGTGGACAGAGCGGTGTGGCGGATCACGTTGAGATATCTGATAAGGTTCGTGTGGGCTCTCAATCTGGAGTCACAAGAAAACTGAGGCACGCTGGTGATTATCTTGGTTTTCCAGCCGAGCCTGCTGGAGATTGGAGACGAAAACGGGCATTTGTTTCATCTCTTGCAAAACACTCAAAGAATCTTCTGCAGTTTCTCAGGACAAGGAAAGTATAA
- the tatC gene encoding twin-arginine translocase subunit TatC: MSTAQQPIEDPQTHSKAESASLDHEPQDLSFWDHLAELRKRILYAALAIGGTTIGCWSFSGEVFQWITAPYAAYFGDAELIGTGPAEAFILRLKLSLFCGIIVATPIIFYQLWLFICPGLLEKEKRLALPFVAGSSLLFSLGTAFCFLIVLPYALEFFRAQYESLGTITPTIRISEYLSMFLKAMLGFGLIFQIPILAFFLGKLGLITSATLTSYARYAIVGAFVISAILTPPDILTQFLMAGPLLLLYGVSILIVRWTSDE, from the coding sequence ATGAGCACCGCACAGCAACCCATAGAAGATCCTCAGACGCACAGCAAAGCAGAAAGTGCCTCGCTTGATCATGAGCCTCAAGACTTATCATTTTGGGATCACCTTGCAGAGCTTAGAAAACGGATTCTTTATGCGGCGCTCGCAATTGGAGGAACTACAATAGGATGTTGGTCTTTTAGTGGAGAGGTTTTTCAGTGGATTACCGCTCCCTATGCTGCCTATTTTGGCGATGCTGAACTGATTGGTACTGGTCCGGCTGAAGCGTTCATATTGAGACTGAAACTCAGCCTATTTTGCGGTATTATAGTAGCTACTCCTATAATTTTTTATCAACTGTGGCTCTTTATTTGTCCAGGTTTACTTGAGAAAGAAAAGCGGTTGGCACTTCCCTTCGTAGCCGGCTCATCACTGCTTTTTTCGCTGGGAACCGCTTTCTGCTTCTTGATTGTGCTTCCGTATGCTCTTGAGTTCTTCAGAGCACAGTATGAGTCACTTGGAACAATAACTCCTACCATACGAATCAGTGAGTATCTCAGTATGTTCTTGAAAGCCATGCTCGGATTTGGCCTTATATTTCAAATACCAATTCTCGCATTTTTTCTCGGCAAACTCGGACTGATCACTTCGGCAACCCTCACGAGCTATGCTCGGTATGCTATTGTTGGAGCTTTTGTTATTTCGGCAATCCTTACTCCGCCTGATATTCTGACACAGTTTCTTATGGCAGGGCCGCTCCTCTTACTCTATGGCGTAAGCATTTTAATAGTTCGATGGACTTCGGACGAATAG